The DNA segment GCATCGCAACCTGGTCACCAACACCTATCAAGCGGGCGGATGGCTCTGTGGCGGGCGAGTGATCCCCGAGACCTTGGTCGCGGCGCTTCCTTTGTTCCACATCTACGCGACCACGTGTGTGATGATCTATACCATTCGCTGCGGTGGGCGGATGGTGATCCTTCCGCGCTTCGAGTTGCAATCTGCCTTGGACGTGGTGAAGAAATATCGGCCGACGATTTTCCACGGTGTGCCGACGATGTACGTGGCCTTCAACAATGCGCCCGACGTGAAGCGCTACGGGTTTGATTGCCTGCGCATCTGCATGAGCGGGGGAGCGCCTCTGCCGGTGCAGGTACGGGAGAAGTTCGAACAGCTCACCGGCGGAAGACTGGTGGAAGGCTACGGCCTCACCGAAACCTCGCCGGTGACCCACATCAGTCCGACGGATGGCACAGCCCGCAGCGGCAGCATGGGCGTGCTGATTTCCGACACGCAGGCGAAAATCGTCGATGTGGAAACCGGTCTGAAGAAGCTTCCCGTCGGGGAGGCGGGCGAGTTGTGCATTCGCGGGCCGCAGGTGATGAAGGGCTACTGGAACAAACCCAAGGAGACGGCCAATGTCCTGCGCAAAGGATGGCTGCATACGGGTGACATCGCCAAGCGCGATGCCGATGGCTTTTTCTACATCGTGGATCGCAAGAAGGATCTCATTATCGCCGGTGGTTACAACGTGTACCCACGGGAGGTGGAAGAGGTGCTCTTCGAGCATCCTGCCATTCAGGAGGCCGTTGCCATTGGTGTGCCGGACCCCTATCGCGGCGAGACGGTCAAGGCGTGCGTGGTGCTGAAGCCGGACGCCCGGGCATCGGCGGACGAGATCGCGTCGTTCTGCCGCGAGCGCCTCGCTTCCTACAAGGTTCCCCGGCTGATCGAATTTCGGGCGTCGTTGCCCAAGTCTGGCGTTGGAAAATACCTGCGCCGAGAACTCCGCGACGAACATTCCAAGACAACCGTTTGACTCGAACCCTCAGATTTTAAGCCATGCTTACTATAAAGAACGCAGCGGTGATCGGCGCTGGAACCATGGGAGCCCAGATTGCCGCGCATCTGGCGAATGTTGGCATCCCGGTGCTGCTGCTCGACGTGGTTCCGGCGGAGTTGACGCCGGAGGAGCAGCAACGCGGGCTAACCCTGCAATCTCCAGCCGTTCGTCAGCGGGTCGTCAAGGGACTGTACGAGCGGATGAAGAAGCTCTCGCCGTCGCCCTTGTTTTCCCCCGAGAACGCCGATCTCATTCGGTTGGGAAATGTGGAGGACCATCTGACGCAGATCGGCGAGGCGGACTGGGTGGTCGAGGCGGTTTTGGAGCGCATGGAGCTGAAGCGGGAGATCCACAAGAAGATTTGCGCCTTGGCTCGCCCGGATGCGCTGGTGACCACCAACACTTCCGGACTCTCCATCGACGGGATGGTCGAGGGCCTTCCGAAATCATATCGGGAGCGGTTCTTCGCCACGCATTTCTTCAATCCACCGCGCTACATGCGCTTGCTAGAACTCATTCCCAGCCGCGACACCCTCCCGTCCAGGGTCAAGGAGTTCACGGAGTTCGCCGAGGCCGTGCTGGGCAAGGGGATCGTGGTGGGTAAGGACACTCCGGGCTTCGTGGCTAACCGAATCGGCTGCTACGACATGCAGAAGGCGCTGTGGCTCACGATGGAGGAGGGTTTGACGATCGACGAGGTGGACTCCATCCTCGGACCCTTGGTCGGCCGTCCGAAGAGCGCCATGTTCCGTCTCGGAGACATCGTGGGAGTGGACCTGATGGTTCAGATGGCGCGCAACCTGCAGGGCCTGTTGAAGGAGAAGGAAGAGCTGGAACTTTTCCGTCTGCCCGAGTTCATCGAAGAGATGGTCAAGCGGGGCTGGTGGGGAGAGAAGAAGGGGCAAGGCTTCTACAAGAGGGTCAAGACCGACGCGGGGCGGGAGATACAGACCCTCGATTACAAGACCCTGGAGTACCGTCCCCGGCAAAAGAATCGATTTCCTTCGATCGATGCTGCCAAGAACTTGCCCACTCCCGCCGAGAGAATCCGGGCGATCTGCCAATCGGACGACAAGGTGGGTCGCTTTGCCTGGAATCACCTGAGCGCGGTCATTTGCTATGCGGCCAGCCGGGTGCCGGAGATCGCCGATGAGATCACGCGCATCGATGATGCGATGCGTTGGGGGTACAACTGGGACCTCGGTCCTTTTGAGATTTGGGATGCGCTCGGGGTGGCCGAGACCGTCGCGCGGCTGGAGAAGGAAAATCGGCCCGTTCCCGCTCTGGCGAAGTCCTTGCTCGCCTCCGGGAAGAAGGCCTTCTATGAGCCTCGTGAAACCCGCCTGTTTTTCTTCTCCCCCGCCAGCGGTTCCTTGGTCGAGAAGACCGCGGCTCCGAAGGAGATTCATCTCCCGAGGCTCCACTTCGGAAACAAGGTGGTGCGCGGGAACTCCGGCGCCAGCCTGGTGGATCTGGGCGATGGGGTCGCCTGTTTCGAGGTGCATGTGAAGA comes from the Verrucomicrobiales bacterium genome and includes:
- a CDS encoding long-chain fatty acid--CoA ligase; its protein translation is MNYPQITLPEMLRNTVSKRRQHPVILFQNATITYQAFGDQVKRVAAGLQALGIQKGDRVGLMMQNCPQFVVAYFGALQAGAIVTSTSPIYTSREAAHQWQDAGAKLVIADRALKATVEAALAVCSSAQRVVWVDPEDYAGRSYAKVVRAIARAAKRSRPAIPAWSGSGIVSHEWLELMEQGNRPKPSGLQPEDIACLQYTGGTTGTSKGAMLTHRNLVTNTYQAGGWLCGGRVIPETLVAALPLFHIYATTCVMIYTIRCGGRMVILPRFELQSALDVVKKYRPTIFHGVPTMYVAFNNAPDVKRYGFDCLRICMSGGAPLPVQVREKFEQLTGGRLVEGYGLTETSPVTHISPTDGTARSGSMGVLISDTQAKIVDVETGLKKLPVGEAGELCIRGPQVMKGYWNKPKETANVLRKGWLHTGDIAKRDADGFFYIVDRKKDLIIAGGYNVYPREVEEVLFEHPAIQEAVAIGVPDPYRGETVKACVVLKPDARASADEIASFCRERLASYKVPRLIEFRASLPKSGVGKYLRRELRDEHSKTTV
- a CDS encoding 3-hydroxyacyl-CoA dehydrogenase/enoyl-CoA hydratase family protein; this translates as MLTIKNAAVIGAGTMGAQIAAHLANVGIPVLLLDVVPAELTPEEQQRGLTLQSPAVRQRVVKGLYERMKKLSPSPLFSPENADLIRLGNVEDHLTQIGEADWVVEAVLERMELKREIHKKICALARPDALVTTNTSGLSIDGMVEGLPKSYRERFFATHFFNPPRYMRLLELIPSRDTLPSRVKEFTEFAEAVLGKGIVVGKDTPGFVANRIGCYDMQKALWLTMEEGLTIDEVDSILGPLVGRPKSAMFRLGDIVGVDLMVQMARNLQGLLKEKEELELFRLPEFIEEMVKRGWWGEKKGQGFYKRVKTDAGREIQTLDYKTLEYRPRQKNRFPSIDAAKNLPTPAERIRAICQSDDKVGRFAWNHLSAVICYAASRVPEIADEITRIDDAMRWGYNWDLGPFEIWDALGVAETVARLEKENRPVPALAKSLLASGKKAFYEPRETRLFFFSPASGSLVEKTAAPKEIHLPRLHFGNKVVRGNSGASLVDLGDGVACFEVHVKMNVLGGDQLSMLRESLDEVRRNFAGLVIGNQGTHFSAGANLLLLTTQIQNQEWDEIDLSIRRFQKATSSLRQFEKPVVGACHGYTLGGGCELSMGCDHLIASAETYMGLPEVGVGLIPAAHGTKEMLIRCTEHIPRTEDVDYFPGVRFAWETAGMAKVSTSAAEAARLRYLRSSEATVVLNKDWLIGEAKSKVLRMVADNYRPRPQRTDIPAIGQSGLGMFRMILHQMREAGQISDHDRKIGTKLAHVLCGGDLSTLHYVSEQYIMDLEREAFLSLCGEPKSLERIKHTLKTGKPLRN